One Helicobacter ganmani genomic region harbors:
- a CDS encoding YajQ family cyclic di-GMP-binding protein encodes MAAKEHSFDISAKIEIQEFKNALEQAKKEIENRFDFKEDKAKELNFNEKDKTLIVLATSTNKAKTIKDILDSKLIKRNLSLKVLKEKNTESASGGNTKVTYQLNDVLDDKNTKIINAAIKNEKFKVSTQILGNEIRVKAKDIEELQKVIAHLRKMELEVSLSFGNFA; translated from the coding sequence ATGGCAGCCAAAGAACATAGCTTTGATATTTCAGCAAAAATAGAGATTCAAGAGTTTAAAAACGCTCTAGAACAGGCAAAGAAAGAGATTGAAAACCGCTTTGATTTCAAAGAGGACAAAGCAAAAGAATTAAATTTCAACGAAAAAGACAAAACTTTAATTGTTCTAGCCACAAGCACCAACAAAGCAAAGACAATCAAAGACATTTTGGATTCTAAACTCATTAAGCGCAACCTCTCTTTGAAAGTCTTAAAAGAAAAAAACACAGAATCCGCGAGTGGCGGCAACACAAAAGTAACTTATCAGCTCAACGATGTACTAGACGATAAAAACACAAAGATAATTAACGCAGCAATTAAAAATGAAAAATTCAAAGTCAGCACGCAAATTTTAGGAAATGAGATTCGCGTCAAGGCAAAAGATATTGAAGAGCTACAAAAGGTCATCGCGCATTTGCGTAAAATGGAATTGGAAGTCTCACTTAGTTTTGGAAATTTTGCTTGA
- a CDS encoding YraN family protein → MIKNSPNTTQKGKEAESFACEFLGKQGFAILERNFHTRFGELDIIAKKNGILHFVEVKSGVGFEPVYNLTPAKLKKLTKTLNIYLNQQSIQVPYCLSALILSKQTASDNFCVRWLENLTMF, encoded by the coding sequence ATGATAAAAAATTCTCCAAACACAACGCAAAAAGGCAAGGAGGCAGAATCTTTCGCGTGTGAGTTTTTAGGAAAACAAGGATTTGCTATTTTGGAGAGAAATTTTCATACGCGTTTTGGTGAGTTGGATATTATCGCTAAAAAGAATGGAATCTTGCATTTTGTGGAAGTAAAAAGTGGGGTAGGGTTTGAGCCTGTTTATAATCTCACTCCTGCAAAACTAAAAAAATTAACCAAAACTTTAAATATTTATTTAAATCAACAATCCATTCAAGTGCCTTATTGCCTTAGCGCATTGATTTTGTCTAAGCAAACTGCAAGCGATAATTTTTGCGTGCGTTGGCTAGAAAACTTAACCATGTTTTAA
- a CDS encoding ATP phosphoribosyltransferase regulatory subunit translates to MILSHEIPQGCKLYFGKDAKVKRELESLASAILYQNGYEEIITPTFAYLEHQRDIHSREVVRTNNQFNHQIALRNDSTIDTIRLLAPHLREAAIGKRWFYIQPIFIYPTTEVHQIGVENLENCDILPFIEMSLQVLNGITNFTKSPDSYCKKIFLQLSNVKIPQICAEIFGIPLSAFEKIDVGAIESANPLMAKLLRIYNKESLEAVLQNTKDLPNKLEEELEKLYLLASKISYVHCLVSPLYYAPMSYYKGLFFRFFAENLTWILGGEYEILGQNACGFAIYTDNLIQSF, encoded by the coding sequence GTGATTTTAAGCCATGAAATACCACAAGGTTGCAAACTCTACTTTGGCAAAGACGCCAAAGTTAAGCGAGAATTAGAAAGCCTTGCAAGTGCGATTCTGTATCAAAATGGTTATGAAGAAATTATAACGCCCACTTTTGCCTATTTAGAACATCAAAGAGACATACATAGTCGGGAAGTCGTGCGCACCAATAACCAATTCAATCATCAAATTGCTCTTCGCAACGATTCCACGATTGATACAATTCGTCTTCTTGCTCCACATTTGCGCGAAGCTGCGATTGGCAAACGTTGGTTTTATATCCAACCCATCTTTATTTATCCCACAACTGAAGTGCATCAAATTGGTGTAGAAAACTTAGAAAATTGTGATATTTTGCCTTTTATTGAAATGTCTTTACAAGTCTTAAATGGAATCACAAACTTTACAAAATCGCCAGATTCCTACTGCAAAAAAATCTTTTTACAACTTTCTAATGTTAAAATCCCACAAATTTGTGCAGAAATTTTCGGGATTCCTTTGAGTGCCTTTGAAAAAATTGATGTGGGAGCAATAGAAAGTGCAAATCCCTTAATGGCAAAACTTTTGCGCATATACAACAAGGAATCACTAGAAGCAGTTTTACAAAACACCAAAGATTTACCAAATAAACTAGAGGAAGAGCTAGAAAAACTCTACCTCCTTGCTTCCAAGATTTCTTATGTACATTGCCTTGTTTCTCCATTATATTATGCTCCAATGAGTTATTATAAAGGTTTATTTTTTAGATTTTTTGCAGAAAATCTTACTTGGATCCTAGGTGGAGAATACGAAATTTTAGGACAAAACGCATGCGGATTTGCAATCTATACAGATAATTTAATACAATCGTTTTAA
- the lnt gene encoding apolipoprotein N-acyltransferase, protein MLAQSRKQQNINSKNFLKTLFLSTTIPQNKLQVFLLGVLCALFFSAFIYLEHFLERFNLPIFSTLCALAGIFLYFKLSRFGALICGALIGILWFYWVGFSFKFYDLTSFIPLLWAVFALCYGGLFYLFCFFQNPIYRIVTLTLSSFVHPFGFNWFILESMLTKSYFFPSKFTLFLLLIGVLIFSLSLTRQLYKTSVLWLAGFCLLLAFSHSNFDVKTKSQQDSKLKIKTLSLNIPQNIRWDSKYLNFIIEQNLQQIAQAKAQNYDLIILPETAFPFALNLQPHLIESLKATSQEIAILTGAVYQENNRIFNSAYLFQNGEMRVLHKQILVPFGEQIPLPRFFAKWINQTFFQGASDFNFTEFQAPNSALIKGMRFQIAICYEATREEFYQDFPKYLIALSNNAWFVPSIEPTLQRLLMLYFAKNYSTTIFHSSNASPDFKLTP, encoded by the coding sequence ATGCTTGCACAATCACGCAAGCAGCAAAATATCAATTCCAAAAATTTCTTAAAAACATTATTTTTAAGCACCACGATTCCACAAAATAAACTGCAAGTATTTTTACTCGGTGTTTTATGCGCACTATTCTTTAGTGCTTTTATTTATTTAGAGCATTTTTTAGAAAGATTCAATCTACCCATTTTCTCAACACTTTGCGCTCTAGCTGGAATCTTTCTTTATTTTAAACTCTCCCGTTTTGGAGCGTTAATTTGTGGAGCACTGATTGGAATCTTGTGGTTTTATTGGGTTGGTTTTAGCTTTAAATTCTATGATTTAACTTCTTTTATTCCGCTTCTTTGGGCTGTATTTGCCTTGTGTTATGGTGGGCTTTTTTATCTTTTTTGCTTTTTTCAAAATCCTATTTATCGCATCGTTACACTCACGCTTTCGTCTTTTGTGCATCCTTTTGGATTTAATTGGTTTATTTTAGAATCTATGCTGACTAAAAGCTACTTTTTTCCCTCCAAATTCACGCTTTTTTTGCTTTTGATTGGGGTCTTGATTTTTAGCTTAAGTCTCACAAGACAACTCTACAAAACAAGTGTGCTTTGGCTTGCAGGATTTTGCTTGTTGCTAGCTTTTTCTCATTCTAACTTTGATGTAAAGACAAAATCCCAACAAGATTCAAAGCTCAAAATCAAAACCTTAAGCCTTAATATTCCGCAAAATATCCGCTGGGATTCCAAATATCTCAACTTCATTATTGAACAAAACTTGCAGCAAATCGCACAAGCTAAAGCGCAAAACTATGACTTGATTATCTTGCCCGAAACCGCCTTTCCTTTTGCGCTCAACCTCCAACCTCACTTGATTGAATCCTTAAAAGCTACAAGTCAAGAAATTGCGATTCTCACAGGTGCAGTTTATCAGGAAAATAACCGCATTTTCAATAGTGCTTATTTGTTTCAAAATGGAGAGATGAGAGTGCTGCATAAGCAAATTTTAGTTCCATTTGGCGAGCAGATTCCATTACCTCGCTTTTTTGCAAAATGGATAAATCAAACCTTTTTTCAAGGAGCAAGCGATTTTAACTTTACAGAATTCCAAGCTCCAAATTCCGCTCTTATTAAAGGTATGCGATTCCAAATTGCAATTTGTTATGAAGCCACACGCGAAGAATTTTATCAAGATTTTCCCAAATATCTCATCGCCCTTAGCAATAATGCGTGGTTTGTTCCTAGCATTGAACCCACCTTGCAACGACTTTTAATGTTATACTTTGCAAAAAATTATAGCACGACAATCTTTCACTCTAGCAATGCCTCTCCTGATTTTAAACTAACGCCTTGA
- a CDS encoding serine hydroxymethyltransferase: MSYVLEENDPEILGFINQELERQNTHLEMIASENFTFPSVMEAMGSVLTNKYAEGYPYKRYYGGCEFVDKIEELAINRAKKLFDCAFANVQPHAGSQANCAVYSALLKPYDKILGMDLSHGGHLTHGAKVSLTGQIYQSFFYGVELDGRINYDKVAETARIVKPNMIVCGFSAYSRKLDFARFKEIAESVGAILMADIAHVAGLVVAGEYPNPFPYADVVTTTTHKTLRGPRGGLILTNNEEYAKKIDKAVFPGMQGGPLMHVIAGKAVGFGENLKPEWKEYAKQVKSNAKVLAKVLMERNFKVVSDGTDNHLILLSLLDKKYSGKDADLALGNAGITANKNTVPGEMRSPFVTSGVRLGSPALTARGFKEAEFEIVANKIADILDDITNTQKQEKIKSELKELALKFPIYNKAIF, encoded by the coding sequence ATGAGTTATGTTTTAGAAGAAAATGACCCAGAAATCTTAGGATTTATTAATCAGGAATTAGAACGCCAAAATACGCATTTGGAGATGATTGCGAGCGAAAATTTTACTTTTCCAAGCGTAATGGAAGCTATGGGAAGCGTGCTAACCAACAAATATGCCGAGGGTTATCCCTATAAAAGATATTATGGAGGATGTGAATTTGTAGATAAAATTGAAGAACTAGCCATTAATCGCGCTAAAAAGCTTTTTGATTGTGCGTTTGCAAATGTCCAACCTCACGCAGGTTCTCAAGCAAATTGTGCGGTGTATTCCGCACTTTTAAAGCCTTATGATAAAATCTTAGGTATGGATTTGAGCCACGGAGGGCATCTAACACACGGAGCAAAAGTCAGTCTCACAGGACAAATATATCAAAGCTTTTTTTATGGTGTGGAGCTTGATGGAAGAATCAATTACGATAAGGTAGCCGAAACTGCAAGGATTGTGAAACCGAATATGATTGTTTGTGGCTTTAGTGCCTATTCAAGAAAATTGGATTTTGCAAGATTTAAAGAAATTGCCGAGAGTGTAGGAGCGATTCTTATGGCAGATATTGCACATGTGGCTGGACTTGTTGTTGCAGGGGAGTATCCCAATCCTTTTCCTTATGCAGATGTGGTAACTACCACTACACATAAAACTTTGCGCGGACCGCGTGGAGGATTGATTTTAACCAACAATGAGGAGTATGCTAAGAAGATTGATAAGGCAGTTTTTCCCGGAATGCAGGGAGGACCACTTATGCATGTGATTGCAGGTAAGGCAGTAGGTTTTGGTGAGAATCTGAAACCTGAATGGAAAGAATATGCCAAACAAGTTAAATCCAATGCAAAAGTTTTAGCAAAAGTTTTAATGGAAAGAAATTTCAAAGTAGTAAGTGATGGCACAGATAATCATTTGATTTTGCTGTCTTTACTTGATAAAAAATATAGCGGAAAAGATGCAGATTTGGCATTGGGAAATGCTGGAATCACTGCGAATAAAAACACTGTTCCGGGTGAAATGCGTAGCCCATTTGTAACAAGTGGTGTGCGCCTTGGTTCGCCTGCATTGACTGCAAGAGGATTTAAAGAAGCAGAGTTTGAAATTGTAGCAAATAAAATTGCAGATATATTAGATGATATAACAAATACACAAAAACAAGAAAAAATCAAGAGTGAATTAAAGGAACTTGCGCTAAAATTTCCTATTTATAATAAGGCAATTTTTTAA
- a CDS encoding homoserine dehydrogenase yields MKQLTLGIIGLGTVGSSVARILKENQALIAARSGYAIVIKQGVVKDLSKSRQIFDFPITNDVDSVLDDPKIDIVVELTGGVDTPFEIAKKALRNSKAFVTANKAMLAYHRYELQKIAGDLPIGFEASVAGGIPIIKALRDGLGANHILNIRGIINGTCNFILTKMKEQGVEYKEVLQEAQDLGYAEADPAFDVGGFDAAHKLLILASIAYGIDAKPEDVLIEGITQITQEDIAFAKEFGYHLKLLGIAKKDGDEIELRVHPTLLPKEAMIGKVDGVMNAISVVGDCVGETLYYGAGAGGNATASAVISDIIEIARTKSSPMLGFKTPSDKLRLKPLEKIISAYYLRILVSDKPGVLAKIATIFGEVGISIDTFLQRKAKNKNHSTLLLSTHSCSEAEIRVALQRIGDLEVVQTTPVMIRIEK; encoded by the coding sequence ATGAAACAGCTGACATTAGGGATTATTGGGCTTGGCACGGTGGGCAGTAGCGTTGCTAGAATATTAAAAGAAAATCAGGCACTCATTGCGGCGCGTTCTGGTTATGCGATTGTGATTAAGCAAGGCGTTGTAAAAGATTTATCCAAAAGTCGCCAAATTTTTGATTTTCCAATTACTAATGATGTAGATTCTGTCCTTGATGACCCAAAGATTGATATTGTCGTAGAGCTGACTGGTGGAGTAGATACTCCTTTTGAAATTGCTAAAAAAGCCTTGCGTAACTCCAAGGCATTTGTAACAGCAAATAAAGCAATGCTTGCTTATCATCGTTATGAATTGCAAAAAATTGCTGGAGATTTGCCAATTGGCTTTGAGGCGAGTGTCGCTGGTGGAATCCCGATTATCAAGGCTTTGCGTGATGGATTGGGAGCGAATCATATTTTAAATATTCGTGGAATAATTAACGGCACTTGTAATTTTATTTTAACCAAAATGAAAGAGCAGGGAGTAGAATATAAGGAAGTCTTGCAAGAAGCGCAAGATTTAGGTTATGCTGAAGCAGACCCTGCCTTTGATGTGGGTGGATTTGACGCAGCACATAAATTGTTGATTTTGGCAAGTATTGCCTATGGCATTGACGCAAAACCTGAAGATGTCTTGATTGAGGGGATTACACAAATCACACAAGAGGATATTGCCTTTGCAAAAGAATTTGGCTATCACTTAAAATTGCTTGGAATAGCGAAAAAGGACGGAGATGAAATAGAATTGCGGGTGCATCCGACCTTGCTACCCAAAGAGGCAATGATTGGAAAAGTAGATGGTGTGATGAATGCCATTAGTGTAGTAGGGGATTGTGTGGGTGAAACACTTTATTATGGAGCGGGTGCAGGTGGTAATGCAACTGCAAGTGCAGTGATTTCGGATATTATTGAGATTGCACGCACAAAAAGTTCACCTATGTTAGGTTTTAAAACCCCAAGCGATAAACTGCGACTTAAACCACTAGAAAAAATTATTAGCGCATATTATTTGCGTATTTTGGTATCGGATAAGCCCGGAGTTTTAGCAAAAATTGCAACTATTTTTGGTGAAGTAGGAATCTCTATTGATACTTTCTTGCAACGCAAAGCAAAAAATAAAAACCACTCTACCTTGTTGCTTTCTACGCATTCTTGCAGTGAAGCAGAGATTAGAGTTGCACTCCAGCGCATTGGTGATTTAGAAGTTGTGCAGACGACTCCTGTGATGATTCGGATTGAGAAATAA
- a CDS encoding DUF1882 domain-containing protein codes for MVSDMDLKLIKMTTSHYWLKSPGIGEKMQHNGRIFYDKFKKIDEPITRNLLQSHFKKEIIIAHSLINERDKVENIVFDYNGFNAERFWHRAQLLLREEGFINFTAYETKTPGHLHLYVHKGHTTFQEGCQIAKMLGAKLSQKMPTEWKMFPSLDIPKNFNILIVPYNVYKKERGASWSKHM; via the coding sequence ATGGTATCAGATATGGATTTGAAACTTATTAAAATGACTACCTCTCATTATTGGTTGAAATCACCAGGAATTGGGGAGAAAATGCAACATAATGGTAGAATCTTTTATGATAAATTTAAAAAGATTGATGAGCCAATTACGCGTAATTTGCTCCAAAGTCATTTTAAAAAAGAAATCATTATTGCACATTCTTTGATTAATGAGCGCGATAAAGTTGAAAATATTGTCTTTGATTATAATGGATTCAATGCAGAACGTTTTTGGCATCGTGCACAATTGCTTTTAAGAGAAGAAGGGTTTATTAATTTTACTGCTTATGAAACAAAAACACCGGGGCATTTGCATTTATATGTGCATAAAGGACATACGACTTTTCAAGAGGGTTGCCAAATTGCTAAAATGCTTGGTGCAAAGCTTTCTCAAAAAATGCCAACAGAGTGGAAAATGTTTCCTTCGCTTGATATTCCCAAAAATTTTAACATCTTGATTGTACCCTATAATGTTTATAAGAAAGAACGCGGTGCTTCGTGGTCTAAACATATGTAA
- a CDS encoding GNAT family N-acetyltransferase, with protein MMSLVIKKFKELTLEELYEILKVRVGVFVVEQKCAYQEIDEKDKQSLHLYFRDSKGIQAYLRVLPAGLSYKEVSIGRVITLKRGCGLGGEILKEGIKVAQERFQANTIRIGAQVYAKGFYEKFGFKQVSKEYIEDGIAHIQMLLQR; from the coding sequence ATGATGTCATTAGTTATTAAAAAATTTAAAGAATTAACATTAGAGGAATTGTATGAGATTCTTAAAGTGCGCGTGGGAGTTTTTGTAGTGGAGCAAAAATGCGCATATCAAGAAATTGATGAGAAAGATAAACAAAGTTTGCATTTGTATTTTAGGGATTCAAAGGGCATTCAAGCCTATTTGCGCGTATTGCCAGCGGGTTTATCTTACAAAGAAGTTTCAATCGGTAGGGTGATAACATTAAAGAGAGGTTGTGGGCTAGGTGGAGAGATTTTAAAAGAAGGCATTAAAGTAGCACAAGAGAGATTCCAAGCAAATACAATAAGGATTGGGGCGCAAGTTTATGCAAAGGGATTCTATGAAAAATTCGGCTTCAAACAAGTTTCAAAAGAATATATAGAAGATGGAATCGCACATATCCAAATGCTATTGCAACGATAA
- a CDS encoding DUF2972 domain-containing protein has protein sequence MSIGSKIYKRFGLKFALAYRIRKTKRKILREVWIQKILMFYGILKLQRDFEAFKIYQTLREQNTLIVNPKNLQFIISHYDIILQWLNSKEFKEQYIKTNHPYPPLLNPKRLNVKESHFKDFIVSTSDCFDLDLCSKGKFADTESRNDESQSKSIDSIQPYPTLSYESIPAELAWDLNLPLVRGYNGIWLYNSCSGGEATEKFFSYCSGVEFCTICWKFKEYKNAYIYLYQNYLEGKNIIFSFNAWQSGAEKFANLLDKKVPLFSIARDYISRLKTGVNHILGTEPITNRFKFFSLEDKILFPQIYYRGVYKNKPDINIIQKENFSLQWGDFGGLKLKLEWLKNAISKIYFISIDEISGERAFYTFVDLSKKLNFNVSQNSKAFGGKVNRYEGLLMLPCILKVNIKDISKISIEILITTHQLHPNQDEKLIDIMNLINIKIPQENLVLYVKQEEFEVLTNNKVLLQSIQEYFERYFMALKNYIKSVQENLFGEQDILNYFKSNPKLALEFKRKIRGDIEIIKANRPDIVESWKYYQEFERMCEEMDK, from the coding sequence ATGAGTATAGGAAGTAAGATTTATAAACGATTTGGTTTAAAGTTTGCTCTAGCTTATAGAATTAGGAAAACAAAGAGAAAGATTCTAAGAGAAGTTTGGATTCAAAAGATTCTAATGTTTTATGGTATTTTAAAACTTCAAAGAGATTTCGAAGCTTTTAAAATCTATCAGACTTTAAGAGAGCAAAACACTTTAATTGTGAATCCAAAGAATTTACAATTTATTATTTCTCATTATGATATTATCTTACAATGGCTTAACTCTAAAGAATTTAAAGAACAATACATTAAAACCAATCACCCTTATCCTCCTTTATTGAATCCTAAGAGATTGAATGTAAAAGAATCACACTTTAAAGATTTCATTGTGAGCACTTCAGATTGCTTTGATTTGGATTTGTGCAGCAAGGGTAAATTTGCTGATACAGAATCTCGCAATGACGAATCACAAAGTAAAAGCATAGATTCTATCCAACCTTATCCAACCTTAAGCTATGAGAGTATCCCTGCGGAACTTGCTTGGGATTTGAATCTGCCGTTAGTTAGGGGGTATAATGGCATTTGGCTTTATAATAGTTGCTCGGGTGGAGAAGCAACAGAAAAATTTTTTAGTTATTGCTCTGGTGTTGAGTTTTGCACTATATGTTGGAAATTTAAAGAATACAAAAATGCTTATATTTATCTGTATCAGAACTATTTAGAGGGTAAAAATATTATATTTTCTTTCAATGCTTGGCAAAGTGGTGCGGAAAAATTTGCTAATTTATTAGACAAAAAAGTTCCTCTTTTTAGCATTGCCAGAGATTATATTAGTAGATTAAAAACAGGTGTAAATCATATTCTTGGCACAGAGCCCATAACTAATAGGTTTAAATTTTTCTCTTTAGAGGATAAAATATTGTTTCCACAAATCTATTATCGCGGTGTATATAAAAATAAACCTGATATAAACATTATTCAAAAGGAAAATTTTTCTTTGCAATGGGGAGATTTTGGAGGACTTAAATTAAAATTAGAGTGGCTTAAAAATGCAATTTCTAAAATTTATTTTATTTCTATTGATGAAATTAGCGGAGAGAGAGCATTTTATACTTTTGTAGATTTATCCAAAAAATTAAATTTCAATGTTTCACAAAATTCAAAAGCTTTTGGCGGTAAAGTTAATCGGTATGAGGGCTTATTAATGTTGCCTTGTATTTTAAAGGTGAATATAAAGGATATCTCTAAAATATCAATAGAAATATTGATTACAACACATCAATTGCACCCAAATCAAGATGAAAAGCTTATAGACATAATGAATCTCATAAACATTAAAATACCGCAAGAAAATCTTGTTTTATATGTTAAGCAAGAGGAATTTGAAGTATTGACGAATAATAAAGTTTTATTGCAATCCATTCAAGAATATTTTGAAAGATACTTTATGGCATTAAAAAATTATATAAAAAGCGTTCAAGAAAATCTTTTCGGCGAACAGGATATATTAAATTATTTCAAAAGTAATCCAAAACTTGCATTAGAATTTAAGAGAAAGATTCGAGGGGATATTGAAATCATCAAAGCCAATCGCCCTGACATTGTAGAATCTTGGAAATATTATCAAGAGTTTGAGAGAATGTGTGAGGAGATGGATAAATAA
- the lysS gene encoding lysine--tRNA ligase gives MFENDAYVLGRIAKANTLREMGINPYGNGISKEWNTQKFLKSYDFLKSLPEGKQKDESKSAQVAGRIKFIRLMGKAAFIKIEDVSGILQVYLSKNELSDSFDMFKKCVEVGDIVMAKGFPFVTKTGELSLHALDFRILTKAISPLPEKYHGLVDIELRYRQRYLDLIMNKEVRDSFVLRSKIVSNVRKFFEQKGFLEVETPMMHPIPGGANAKPFVTYHNALNVERYLRIAPELYLKRLIVGGFEAIFEINRNFRNEGMDHSHNPEFTMIEFYWAYKDYKDLIQITQELFAYLLESLSLPKVLVFNHQEIHLDAFRQITYLDALVEIGGIPREVVNEEEKLYLYLKEHNVPLESQTELGKLQSEAFDAFVEEKLINPTFITDFPIAISPLARRNDKNPEIADRFELFIGGSEIANGFSELNDPLDQLERFKEQVKAKEAGDEEAQYMDEDYVTALSYGMPPTAGEGIGIDRLVMLLTGNTTIKDVILFPALKPQKPQNKKEEQ, from the coding sequence ATGTTTGAAAATGATGCTTATGTGCTAGGCAGAATCGCAAAAGCTAACACATTGCGTGAAATGGGCATTAATCCTTATGGTAATGGAATCTCAAAAGAATGGAATACGCAGAAGTTTTTAAAGAGCTATGATTTTCTTAAATCTTTACCAGAGGGTAAACAAAAAGATGAAAGCAAATCCGCACAAGTTGCTGGACGCATTAAGTTTATTAGACTAATGGGCAAAGCGGCTTTTATTAAGATAGAAGATGTAAGCGGAATCTTGCAAGTTTATTTGTCTAAAAACGAGTTGAGTGATTCTTTTGATATGTTTAAAAAATGCGTAGAAGTCGGAGACATTGTAATGGCAAAAGGGTTTCCTTTTGTAACAAAAACGGGTGAATTAAGCTTACATGCTTTGGATTTTAGGATTCTAACCAAAGCAATTAGTCCTTTGCCAGAGAAATATCACGGGTTGGTAGATATTGAATTGCGTTATCGTCAAAGATATTTAGACTTAATTATGAATAAAGAAGTGCGCGATAGTTTTGTATTGCGTTCTAAAATTGTTTCAAATGTGAGAAAATTCTTTGAACAAAAAGGATTTTTAGAAGTTGAAACACCGATGATGCACCCGATTCCGGGTGGTGCAAATGCTAAACCTTTTGTAACTTACCATAATGCCTTAAATGTGGAGCGATATTTGAGAATTGCTCCTGAATTATATCTCAAACGTTTAATTGTTGGTGGATTTGAAGCAATTTTTGAAATCAATCGTAATTTCCGCAATGAGGGAATGGACCACTCACACAATCCAGAATTTACAATGATTGAATTTTATTGGGCGTATAAGGATTATAAAGATTTGATTCAAATTACGCAAGAATTGTTTGCGTATTTGCTAGAATCCCTTTCCTTGCCCAAAGTTTTGGTATTTAATCATCAAGAGATTCATTTGGACGCTTTTAGGCAAATTACTTATTTAGACGCTTTAGTAGAGATTGGAGGGATTCCACGCGAAGTTGTGAATGAGGAGGAGAAATTGTATCTTTACCTCAAGGAGCATAATGTTCCTTTGGAATCCCAAACGGAGTTAGGTAAATTGCAAAGTGAAGCTTTTGACGCTTTTGTAGAGGAGAAATTAATCAATCCTACTTTTATTACAGATTTTCCTATTGCAATTAGCCCTCTTGCAAGACGTAACGATAAGAATCCGGAAATCGCGGATAGATTTGAGTTATTTATTGGAGGAAGCGAAATTGCCAATGGCTTTAGCGAATTAAATGACCCGCTAGATCAGCTAGAGAGATTTAAAGAACAAGTCAAAGCTAAGGAAGCAGGTGATGAAGAAGCACAATATATGGACGAGGATTATGTTACCGCCCTTTCTTATGGTATGCCTCCAACAGCAGGAGAAGGAATTGGAATTGACCGCTTGGTGATGTTATTGACAGGGAATACAACGATAAAAGATGTGATTTTATTTCCAGCATTAAAACCGCAAAAACCACAAAACAAAAAGGAAGAACAATGA
- a CDS encoding CvpA family protein, with the protein MNDFNWFDLIVGALILLLAIRGIINGFVREFFGFVGIVGGVYGASVYGDNVGEWISANLYAFQNPSAISLIGFLVLLALIWGLALIVAEIMQKIVNLSALGGVNRILGFCFGALKVFMIFAIIIATLTNIQFAKSFIEKYTQGSYLYPMLRDTGAVVIKLDVVQSNTSKIEDLQNNIF; encoded by the coding sequence ATGAATGATTTTAATTGGTTTGATTTAATAGTGGGTGCTTTGATTTTGTTATTGGCGATTCGGGGGATTATCAATGGATTTGTGCGCGAATTTTTTGGTTTTGTAGGAATCGTGGGTGGCGTGTATGGTGCCTCTGTCTATGGAGATAATGTTGGAGAATGGATTAGTGCGAATCTTTATGCTTTTCAGAACCCCTCCGCAATTTCGTTGATTGGTTTTTTGGTTTTGTTGGCACTCATTTGGGGGCTTGCCTTGATTGTGGCTGAAATTATGCAGAAAATAGTTAATTTGAGCGCATTGGGAGGAGTGAATCGGATTTTGGGATTCTGTTTTGGCGCATTAAAAGTTTTTATGATTTTTGCGATTATAATTGCCACATTAACCAATATTCAATTTGCTAAAAGTTTCATTGAAAAATACACGCAAGGAAGTTATCTTTATCCAATGTTGCGTGATACGGGAGCTGTTGTGATTAAGCTTGATGTTGTGCAAAGCAACACGTCAAAAATAGAAGATTTGCAAAATAATATATTCTAA